Genomic window (Candidatus Eisenbacteria bacterium):
GTCGTCACGGCCCCGACGTTTCGTCGCGCCGCTTCGCAGGCGCCTCCGCCCGGCCCCCGACCTCGCGACTCGACTTCGCGCGTGCCACTGTCGCCTCGCTCCGCGTCGGCGACGCGGGCCATCGCTACTTCGCCCGCTTGCGGCGTTCTTCTTCGTAGTATTGGCGGTAGCGGATTTCCCAGTCGCGGCCGCCGGGCATGACGTGCTTGGGCATGCGGGCGCGCGCGAGGCGATCGAGCTCGTCGTCAATCGAGAACTCCTCGGTGAGGGCCTTCTTCGCTTCGGAAAGGAAGCGGTGATCATTGCGCACCGTGCCGAGCTTGCCGTCGACGACGATCTTCAGCAGCTGTTGCGAGAGGTACGAGAGCCGGCCCTCCGAGAGATTCACAGCACGAACCCTCGCTCCTTCGCGATTCGTTGCTTCATGAGCTGCTCCACGCGCCGCAGATCGAGGTCTTCGCGCTTGATGCCCGGGGCACCCTGCCGCACGACCTTCTCGGCCTGGACCGTCGCCTCGCGCTCGATCGCGGCTTCCTCGTCGAAATTCTTGCTCAGGAGCTCGACGAACCGCGCCTTCACGGCCGCCTCGGGCGCGGTGAGGGTCACCACGTCCTTTTCGAGCAGACGACGTACGAGGATGCCGGCCACCCGGTCGATCTGCGCCGGCGACGTTCGCATGCATCGTTGCTTAGAGAGGCGTGCGCGCCTTTGCAAGGTGTGAACAGTTGCGGGATACAAAGAGCGTGGCTGGGGGCGCGGTGATTCGAAGGCCCCGGCGGATCGGGCCGGGTGACGTCGTGGGGGTGGTGGCACCGTCCAGCCCGATCGAAGAGGAGCGGCTGCGGTCCGGGCTCCGCGTCCTCGAGGGCTGGGGCCTCGTTCCGCGCCTCGGCGAATCGGTCCTCGCGCGCAAGGCCTTTCTCGCGGGCGCCGACTCGGCCCGGCGGCGGGACCTCGCCGCGATGCTGGTCGACCGGGACGTGCGTGCGATCTTCTGCGCGCGCGGCGGCTATGGAAGCCAGCGCATCGTGCCGTCGCTCGACCTGCGCGCGCTCCACGACGACCCGAAGCCCATCGTCGGCTGCAGCGACGTCACGGCGCTGCTGGCGGCCGTCGTGCAGGAGGGCGTCGCGGCGTTCCACGGCCCGATGGTGGCCACCGACGTGGCGCGCGGTCTCACGGCACGGTCGGCGGCGCACCTTTGGTCGACGCTCAGCGATCCCGGCTTCCAGTTCCAGGCGGAGGTGCCGACCCCGATCCGTCCCGGTCGTGCGACGGGTCGTCTCGTCGGCGGCTGCCTCTCGGTGATCGCGACGACGCTCGGCACGCCGTGGGCGCTCGACACCGACGGCGCCATCCTCTTCCTCGAGGACGTGCACGAGTGGCCGTATCGTATCGATCGGCTGCTGCTCCAGCTCCACCAGGCGGGCTTGCTCGATCGGGTGGCGGGGGTCGTCTTCGGCACCATGGCGGCGTGTCGCAGCACCGACGACGCGACGGCGCTGGACGTCGTGCGCGAGGCGTTCGCGGACGCGCCGTTCCCGGTGGGCTTCGGCATGCCGTCCGGCCACGACCCGGCCGAGACCGGCGTCGAGAACCTGACCCTGCCGCTCGGTCTCACGGTCGAGCTCGACGTCGACGCCGGCGCCCTCGTCGCGCTCGACCCCGCCGTCGTGTAGATCGTCGGCGTGGATTTCTCGCGCGCAGCCGCCGTGATCGAGCAGGCGGTCACGAACGGCGCGTTCCCGGGCGCGGTGCTCCTGGTCGGTCGGGGCGACGAGATCGTCTACCACGAGGCGTTCGGACACCGGAGCCTCGAGCCGGCGCGCACCCCGATGCGTCCCGACACGGTGTTCGACCTCTCGTCGCTGACCAAGGCGCTCGCGACCACCACCGCGATCATGCTGCTCGTGCGCGAGGGCAAGATCCGGCTCGACGATCGCGTCTCGCGCTTCGTCCCGAACTTCGGCGTCCACGGCAAGATCCACGTCTCGATCCATCACCTCCTCGGGCATTGCTCGGGGCTGCCGGCCTGGAAGCCGTTCTTCAAGGACGTGCAGCGCGCCGAGCGCCAGGGAAAGTTCAAGTTCTCGGGGCGCGGTGGCGCGCGCGCGATGGTGCTCGACGAGATCCATCGCATGCGGCCCGAGTACGAAACGGGCACCAAGGCCGTGTACAGCGACCTCGGGTTCATGCTGCTCGGCGAGCTGGTGGAGCTGGTGAGCCATCACCCGCTCGATCGCTTCTGCCAGGAGCGGATCTTCCGGCCGATGGAGCTGCGCTCGACGGCGTTCATCGACCTCGATCGCATGCACGCGCAGAAGCTGACGCCGGTGACCGACATGATTGCGCCCACCGATCGCTGCGCGTGGCGCCAGAAGATCCTGTGCGGCGAGGTCGAGGACGACAACGCCTGGGCGATCGGCGGCGTGGCCGGGCACGCGGGCCTCTTCGCGAGCGCCGAAGACGTTCACCGCATAGTGGCCCGGCTCCAGGCCTGCGCGAACGATCGCGCCGACTTCCTGCCGGGTGCGCTCGTGCGTGAGTTCTGGCGGAAGGAGGGCAGCGTGGCCGATTCGACGTGGGCGCTCGGTTGGGACACACCGTCGGCCCAGGGCTCGATGGCCGGCTCGCGCGCGTCGGCATCCACGGTCGGCCACCTGGGCTTCACCGGCACGTCGGTGTGGATCGATCGGGATCGCGGCGCGCACGTCGTGTTCCTCACCAACCGCGTCCACCCGCGCCGCGACAACGAACGCATCAAAGGTGTGCGGCCGCTGGTCCACGATGCCGTCTGGGAGGCGCTCGACGCGTGAGGATCCACCTGATCGCGGCCTGTGGCGTGGGGATGAGCGCGCTCGCGGCGCTCTTGAAGGAGGCGGGCCACGACGTCACCGGCTCGGACGAGGGTGTCTATCCGCCGGCCTCGACGCTGCTCGAGCAGCTCGGCGTCCGGGTGAACGAGGGGTGGGACGCGGGACGGCTCGACGGCGCGGACCTCGTCGTGTGCGGCAATGCCGTGCGCCGCACGAACGTCGAGGCCGCGGCGGCGCGCGAGCGGGGCCTTCGCACCATGTCGTTCCCCCAGGCGCTCGAGGAGCTCTTTCTCGTCACGCGCCGACCGCTCGTCGTCGCCGGAACGCACGGTAAGACGACCTCGTCGTCGATGCTGGCGTGGGTGTTGCACCGGGCGGGGGCGGGTCCCGGCTATCTCATCGGCGGTGCGCCGCGCGATCTCGGCTCGAACGCGGCGCTCGGCTCCGGGCCCTGGTTCGTCGTCGAGGGCGACGAATACGACTCGGCCTACTTCGACAAGGAGGCGAAGTTCCTCCACTACCGCCCGTGGGCGGTGCTGCTGAACGCGATCGAGTTCGATCACGCCGACATCTACCGCGACCTCGACCACGTGAAGAGCGCCTTCCGGAAGCTCCTCGCGCTGCTCGGGCCCGGCGCGCCGCTCGTCGTGTGCGGCGACTTCCCGCACGTGCTCGACGTGATCGACGGGACGCGGGCCAAGGTCGTGCGGTTCGGGATCGGCGCCGGGAACGCCTGGCGCGTCACGGACCTCGTCGACGACGGCCGCGTGCGCTTCACGGTGCGCGAGGGCGATCGGGCCGTGTGCGAGGTGACGCTCCGGGTGCCGGGCGACATCAACGCCCGCAACGCGCTCGGCGTCATGCTGGTCGCTCGCGAGTGCGGCGTGCGGTTGGAAGACGCGGCGGCGGCGCTGGCGGAGTTCCACGGCGTCGCGCGCCGCCAGGAGGTCGTCGGCGAAGCGCGCGGCGTCACGGTGATCGACGACTTCGCGCACCATCCGACCGCCGTGGCCGGAACGATCGCCGCGCTCCGCTTGCGCTACCCCGACCGCCGCCTGCGCGCCGTGTTCGAGCCGCGCTCGAACACGAGCCGGCGGCGCGTCTTCCAGCGCGAGTTCGCCGACGCCCTCGCGCGCGCCGATGAGACCATCCTGGCGGCCGTGTTCGCGAAGGCCGGCGACCCGATCCCGCCCGAGGAACGGCTCGACCCGGCCGAGATCGTGGCCGACGTCGCCGCGCGCGGCACGCCGGCGCGGCTCATCGACGGCGTGTCGGCGATCCGCGACTATCTGGTCGCCACGAGCGCACCGGGCGACGTTGTCGTCATCATGTCGAACGGCGCATTCGGCGGGTTGCCGCGGCTGGTAGCGGGCGGGCTCGCGCCGTAGAGCTGCCGGTAGATCTGCAGGTTCTGCAGCACGAGCTTCACGTAGTCGCGCGTCTCGCGGTAGCTGATCAGCTCGGTGAACTCGTCGTCGGGCCGCGCGCCGTAGCGCCGCTCCCACTTGGCGACCGCGTCCTCGCCAGCGTTGTAGGCCGCCAGCGCCTTCACGCGCGAGCCGTCGTAGCGATCGAGCAGGCGGCGAAGCAGCGTCGTGCCGAGGCGTACGTTCGTCGGCACGACGTCGAGCGCCTTGACCTCGGCCGGCGTGACGCCGGCCTCGTCGGCGACGACGCGTGCCGTGCGCGGCAGGAGCTGCATCAGCCCCTGCGCGTCGGCGGGTGAGATCGCCTCGGGAAGGAAGAGGCTCTCCTGGCGGATCAGCGCCGTCACGAGCAGCGGGTCGAGCCCGTGCGCCTGCGCCTCGTGCTCGACGACCGGCCAGAAGCCGAGCGGATAGAGGTAGCGCCGGGCGGAGTCGTCGACGTCCGAGCCGAGGCCGCGCGCCGTCATGATCGCGGCGCCCGGCGCGCCGACCGCGGTGTACGCCTGCGCGAGCACGAGCCGCGGCACGTCGTCGGGGACGGCGTCGAGCTCGCGCTCGGCGAGCCGGTAGAGCCCGAGCGACGCCAGCACGCGCGCGCGCTCGGCATGCGGACCCGGGAGATCCTCGGGTAGCACGGCGGACGGCGGCGCGATCACGCTCGTCGGCGCGTCGGTGGCGATGCCGAGGCGCTCGGCGGCGAGCCCCGCGTAGTACGACGTCGGATGCTCGGTGACGACCGCCGAGAGATCGGCGTCCGCCTCCGGGTCCTGGAGCATGGCGCGGATCCGCCCCTCCCAGTAGGCGGCGGCGGGACGGATGCTCGGTGGTCCGTCGACGACGACGGCGGCGAAGTATGCGGTCGCGCCCGGGAGATCGCCCGCGAGATACCGGACCCACCCCGCGCGGAAGCGGGCTTCGCTCGCGACCTGCGCGCGTGGCTCGTCGCGCGCGAGACGATCGTAGACGTCGAATGCCTCGTCGTAGCGTCCCGCCTCCTGATGGATGCGTCCCATGGCGTAGCGGGCTTCGGCGGCTTCGGGCGCAGCCGGGAAACGCGTCGTCAGCTGGCGGTAGAGACGCAGCGCGGCCGCATCGTCGTCGGTGTTCCAGCGCCACCGCGCGGCGGCGGCGATCGCCTTGGGGCCGAGCGCCGACGAGAGGTCGGCGACCTCGAGACACGTCGCTTCCGCCTGGCTTCGCTCGCCGAGCGCGTGCTCCGCGCGTGCGCGGATCCAGAGCGCCTGCGCGCGATCCTCGGACGTCGCGTGGCCGTCCAGGACCGACTGTGCCTCGACGGCGGCCGACGCCGCGTCGTCCTCGTCGAGCAGCAGCTCCGCGTCGGCCAGACGCGACGTGGGGCTCGACCACAGCTCCGGATGCGCGCGCCGGATGCGATCGGAGAGGCGCTTCGCGCGACGGGCCGCGATGCCGCTCGGCTTCGTCGCGCGCACGGCGCGGGCGAGCGCGAGCGCCGCGGCGTCGTCGCCGCGCAAATGCTCGACGTCGCCCAGGGCCAGCGTGCTCGTGACCCACCGCTCGCTGCCGGTCGGAAGGCCTTCGCGCGCCGCCTGGAACCACCCGCGTGCGCCGTCGAGATCGCCTGCCTTGCGCCGGAGCTGTCCGGCGATGATCCGCGCGCCCGGCAGCCAGATCGAGTCGGGGTGTTGCTCGGCGAGCGTGGTGACGGACTGGATCGCGCTCGCATCGTCGCCCGCGCGGGCGGCGTCGCGGGCCTGCAGATACAGCGTCAGGTCGGCCAGCTCGGGCCGCGGGCGCACCAGGGCGAGCAGCGGCGTCGTACGTCGGGGACGTGCCACCCACACGGACTCGCGGGTCCCCGCGCTTCCCGCGGCGATCTGGCCCCGACCGGTCGTCGAGCACGACGCCGCCACCATCGCGAGCGCCGCGATCCACCCCGCAAGTGCGCCCCGCATCGCTGCTCCGATTTCGGGCTACCACGCGTCTCCCTGACCGGCAACCTGCGGCGCGGCAATGGCCGTCGTGCTATGGTCACGGGAGAATGGGAATCGAGCTGCGGCGCCGGCTGGGCGCGCGCGACGACGACGCGTCGTGAACGGTGATGCGTGCGCACTCGCCGAGCGACTGGCCGACGTGCGAGCTGCAATCGCGGACGCAGCGCGACGCGCGGGACGGGATGCCGCGCGGGTCCGCATCGTCGCCGTGACGAAGACGTTTCCGCCGGCGGTGGCGGCTGCCGCACTCGCGGCCGGCCTCTCCGACATCGGCGAGAACTACGTTCAGGAGGCGAAGGCGAAGCGGACCCACGTCGCCGGCGGAACCTGGCATCTCATCGGCGGACTCCAGCGCAACAAGGTGCGCGCCGCGGTCGCGGTCTTCGATCGCGTGCACACGGTGGACTCCCCCGACCTCGCGTCGGCGCTCGCGACGGCCGCCGCGAGCGCGGGTCGGCGCCTCCCCGTGCTGGTGCAGGTGAACGTCGCCCATGAGGCGACGAAGCGCGGGGCCGACCCCGCGGCGACCGGGGCGCTCTGCGAAGCCATCCTGCGCCTGGCCCCCCTCGCCCTGGACGGCCTCATGACGATCGGTCCCCTGGCACCCGACCCCGAGGCGATGCGCCCGTGTTTTCGTGCCCTCCGGGAGCTGCGCGACGACCTCGCCGCGCGGCTGGGAGTTGAACTCCCCCAGCTCTCCATGGGAATGAGCGACGACTTCGCCGTCGCCGTAGAAGAAGGTGCGACGCTCGTGCGGCTCGGCCGAGCGCTCTTCGGGGCGCGGCAGGCCGGCGCATGGCGGGAGGGGTGATGAAGAAGATCGGTTTCATCGGCGCGGGAAACATGGCCGGGGCGCTCGTGAAGGGCCTCATCGTCGCCGGGCGGTACAAGGCCACCGACATCTGGGTGAGCGACGCCGCCGAGAGCCAGGTACGGCGCTTGAAACGCGCCTACAAGGTCGAGGGGACGCGCAACAACCGCGACCTGGTGCGCGGCTCGCAGACGATCGTGCTGGCGGTGAAGCCGCAGGTGATGGCGCAGGTCCTGGACGAGATTCGCCCGGAGGCGACGCCGAAGAAGCTCTTCGTGTCGATCGCGGCAGGGTTCCCGCTCCGCCGGATCGAGCTCGGCCTCGGCGGCGGCGCGCGCGCCGTCCGCGTCATGCCGAACACGCCCTGTCTGGTGGGAAAAGGAATGTCGGTGGCGGTCGCGGGCGCCCACGCGACGCCGGCCGATCTGAAGCAGACGCTGCGCCTGTTCAGCGCCTGCGGCGAGGCGGTGTCGATCACGGGCGAGGACCTGCTCGACGCGGTCACCGCGCTCTCCGGAAGCGGACCCGCCTTCATCTACGCCTTCGCCGAGGCGCTGATCGAGGGCGGCGTTCGCGGCGGGCTCTCGCAGCAGCTCGCGACCAAGCTCTGCTTCCAGACGATCGTCGGCGCGGCGGCGATGCTGGTCGAGAGCGGGATGTCGGCGAAGGAGCTGCGCGAGATGGTGACGTCGCCGGGCGGCACGACGCTCGCGGGGCTGAACGCGCTCGATCAGCATCAATTCCGCGACACGGTGATCGCGGCGGTCGACGCCGCGAATCGCCGCGCGCGCGAGCTGGCGTCGTCGTAGGGAGGGCGCGGAATGTTCGTCCTGCAGAACCTGGTCTTCTCGCTGGCGTGGCTGGTGAGCAACCTCCTGGGCCTGTACTGGTGGCTCGTCGTCGCCGCCGTGGTCCTCTCATGGGTGAGCCCGGATCCCTACAACCCGATCGTGCGCTTCATCCGCAGCGTCACCGAGCCCGTGCTCTCACGCGTCCGTCGCGCGCTGCCGTTCCTGTACGTGTCGGGGATCGACCTCTCGCCCATCGTCGTCCTGCTCGGTGTCGAGTTCCTTCGCCTGTTCCTCGCGGGGAGCCTCTACCAGCTCGCCGGGCGCCT
Coding sequences:
- a CDS encoding DUF507 family protein — translated: MNLSEGRLSYLSQQLLKIVVDGKLGTVRNDHRFLSEAKKALTEEFSIDDELDRLARARMPKHVMPGGRDWEIRYRQYYEEERRKRAK
- a CDS encoding DUF507 family protein gives rise to the protein MRTSPAQIDRVAGILVRRLLEKDVVTLTAPEAAVKARFVELLSKNFDEEAAIEREATVQAEKVVRQGAPGIKREDLDLRRVEQLMKQRIAKERGFVL
- a CDS encoding LD-carboxypeptidase, yielding MAPSSPIEEERLRSGLRVLEGWGLVPRLGESVLARKAFLAGADSARRRDLAAMLVDRDVRAIFCARGGYGSQRIVPSLDLRALHDDPKPIVGCSDVTALLAAVVQEGVAAFHGPMVATDVARGLTARSAAHLWSTLSDPGFQFQAEVPTPIRPGRATGRLVGGCLSVIATTLGTPWALDTDGAILFLEDVHEWPYRIDRLLLQLHQAGLLDRVAGVVFGTMAACRSTDDATALDVVREAFADAPFPVGFGMPSGHDPAETGVENLTLPLGLTVELDVDAGALVALDPAVV
- a CDS encoding serine hydrolase domain-containing protein; protein product: MDFSRAAAVIEQAVTNGAFPGAVLLVGRGDEIVYHEAFGHRSLEPARTPMRPDTVFDLSSLTKALATTTAIMLLVREGKIRLDDRVSRFVPNFGVHGKIHVSIHHLLGHCSGLPAWKPFFKDVQRAERQGKFKFSGRGGARAMVLDEIHRMRPEYETGTKAVYSDLGFMLLGELVELVSHHPLDRFCQERIFRPMELRSTAFIDLDRMHAQKLTPVTDMIAPTDRCAWRQKILCGEVEDDNAWAIGGVAGHAGLFASAEDVHRIVARLQACANDRADFLPGALVREFWRKEGSVADSTWALGWDTPSAQGSMAGSRASASTVGHLGFTGTSVWIDRDRGAHVVFLTNRVHPRRDNERIKGVRPLVHDAVWEALDA
- a CDS encoding Mur ligase family protein is translated as MRIHLIAACGVGMSALAALLKEAGHDVTGSDEGVYPPASTLLEQLGVRVNEGWDAGRLDGADLVVCGNAVRRTNVEAAAARERGLRTMSFPQALEELFLVTRRPLVVAGTHGKTTSSSMLAWVLHRAGAGPGYLIGGAPRDLGSNAALGSGPWFVVEGDEYDSAYFDKEAKFLHYRPWAVLLNAIEFDHADIYRDLDHVKSAFRKLLALLGPGAPLVVCGDFPHVLDVIDGTRAKVVRFGIGAGNAWRVTDLVDDGRVRFTVREGDRAVCEVTLRVPGDINARNALGVMLVARECGVRLEDAAAALAEFHGVARRQEVVGEARGVTVIDDFAHHPTAVAGTIAALRLRYPDRRLRAVFEPRSNTSRRRVFQREFADALARADETILAAVFAKAGDPIPPEERLDPAEIVADVAARGTPARLIDGVSAIRDYLVATSAPGDVVVIMSNGAFGGLPRLVAGGLAP
- a CDS encoding transglycosylase SLT domain-containing protein, with translation MRGALAGWIAALAMVAASCSTTGRGQIAAGSAGTRESVWVARPRRTTPLLALVRPRPELADLTLYLQARDAARAGDDASAIQSVTTLAEQHPDSIWLPGARIIAGQLRRKAGDLDGARGWFQAAREGLPTGSERWVTSTLALGDVEHLRGDDAAALALARAVRATKPSGIAARRAKRLSDRIRRAHPELWSSPTSRLADAELLLDEDDAASAAVEAQSVLDGHATSEDRAQALWIRARAEHALGERSQAEATCLEVADLSSALGPKAIAAAARWRWNTDDDAAALRLYRQLTTRFPAAPEAAEARYAMGRIHQEAGRYDEAFDVYDRLARDEPRAQVASEARFRAGWVRYLAGDLPGATAYFAAVVVDGPPSIRPAAAYWEGRIRAMLQDPEADADLSAVVTEHPTSYYAGLAAERLGIATDAPTSVIAPPSAVLPEDLPGPHAERARVLASLGLYRLAERELDAVPDDVPRLVLAQAYTAVGAPGAAIMTARGLGSDVDDSARRYLYPLGFWPVVEHEAQAHGLDPLLVTALIRQESLFLPEAISPADAQGLMQLLPRTARVVADEAGVTPAEVKALDVVPTNVRLGTTLLRRLLDRYDGSRVKALAAYNAGEDAVAKWERRYGARPDDEFTELISYRETRDYVKLVLQNLQIYRQLYGASPPATSRGNPPNAPFDMMTTTSPGALVATR
- a CDS encoding YggS family pyridoxal phosphate-dependent enzyme; its protein translation is MNGDACALAERLADVRAAIADAARRAGRDAARVRIVAVTKTFPPAVAAAALAAGLSDIGENYVQEAKAKRTHVAGGTWHLIGGLQRNKVRAAVAVFDRVHTVDSPDLASALATAAASAGRRLPVLVQVNVAHEATKRGADPAATGALCEAILRLAPLALDGLMTIGPLAPDPEAMRPCFRALRELRDDLAARLGVELPQLSMGMSDDFAVAVEEGATLVRLGRALFGARQAGAWREG
- the proC gene encoding pyrroline-5-carboxylate reductase; the encoded protein is MAGGVMKKIGFIGAGNMAGALVKGLIVAGRYKATDIWVSDAAESQVRRLKRAYKVEGTRNNRDLVRGSQTIVLAVKPQVMAQVLDEIRPEATPKKLFVSIAAGFPLRRIELGLGGGARAVRVMPNTPCLVGKGMSVAVAGAHATPADLKQTLRLFSACGEAVSITGEDLLDAVTALSGSGPAFIYAFAEALIEGGVRGGLSQQLATKLCFQTIVGAAAMLVESGMSAKELREMVTSPGGTTLAGLNALDQHQFRDTVIAAVDAANRRARELASS
- a CDS encoding YggT family protein, with protein sequence MFVLQNLVFSLAWLVSNLLGLYWWLVVAAVVLSWVSPDPYNPIVRFIRSVTEPVLSRVRRALPFLYVSGIDLSPIVVLLGVEFLRLFLAGSLYQLAGRLPGSGYGFN